One stretch of Bombina bombina isolate aBomBom1 chromosome 7, aBomBom1.pri, whole genome shotgun sequence DNA includes these proteins:
- the C7H3orf14 gene encoding uncharacterized protein C3orf14 homolog → MTSYLSREVELSKRHEDIIAKRAELLQEMKIQHERQESQKTDNSQQTEAAHKRNQSILEDLQIAEQNLMQRVKSSPTPATITLESDYWDSIEKEIPKWEQFFLGKTQSPYHIKQTHLTKKKGIISQTMKTSRKDKLPPSGFHSNTFPR, encoded by the exons ATGACTTCATACCTTTCCAGAGAGGTTGAATTAAGCAAGAGACATGAAGACAT aatagcaaaGAGAGCCGAACTTCTGCAAGAAATGAAGATTCAACATGAACGACAAGAAAGCCAAAAGACGGATAACAGCCAGCAAACCGAAGCAGCACATAAAAGAAACCAATCGATCTTAGAA gatttacagaTAGCAGAGCAAAACCTTATGCAAAGGGTTAAATCTAGCCCAACTCCTGCTACCATTACCCTTGAG AGTGACTACTGGGATTCCATAGAAAAAGAAATTCCTAAGTGGGAGCAGTTTTTTCTAGGAAAAACTCAATCACCGTATCATATCAAGCAAACGCATCTTACAAAGAAAAAAGGAATTATTTCCCAAACCATGAAAACATCAAGGAAAGATAAATTGCCGCCTTCTGGCTTTCATTCAAACACTTTTCCAAGGTGA